A stretch of Arachis hypogaea cultivar Tifrunner chromosome 15, arahy.Tifrunner.gnm2.J5K5, whole genome shotgun sequence DNA encodes these proteins:
- the LOC112750791 gene encoding peptidyl-prolyl cis-trans isomerase CYP38, chloroplastic, producing MMMFSNHVTFSHNTQTPQNFAPKTKHLISHPLLLSLSRDFSFDFSPITSMAATIPCHYYASAATTSKFFISNNAHSKRLTYPLSLTNARGFRGFSAARCSYQPPPHYSELQSKDKGNSFSLKQCAISIALAVGLMTGVPALGLPANAHTTSPVLPDLAVLISGPPIKDPGALLRYALPIDNKAIREVQKPLEDITDSLKVAGVKALDSVERNVRQASRALKQGKTLIVTGLAESKKEHGIELLNKLEAGMDELELIIQDRNRDAVAPKQKELLNYVGGVEEDMVNGFPYEVPEEYRNMPLLKGRAAVDMKVKIKDNPNLEECVFHIVLDGYNAPVTAGNFVDLVERHFYDGMEIQRADGFVVQTGDPEGPAEGFIDPSTEKTRTIPLEIMVNGEKEPFYGATLEELGLYKAQTKLPFNAFGTMAMARDEFENNSGSSQIFWLLKESELTPSNANILDGRYAVFGYVTENEDFLADLKVGDVIESMQVVSGLDNLVNPSYKIAG from the exons ATGATGATGTTCTCCAATCATGtcacattttcacacaacacacaaACACCTCAAAACTTCGCTCCCAAAACCAAACACCTTATCTCCCATCCACTTCTACTCTCTCTTTCACGagatttttcctttgatttctcTCCAATCACTTCAATGGCAGCCACCATTCCTTGCCACTACTATGCTTCTGCAGCCACCAcatccaaattcttcatctccaATAATGCACACTCCAAACGTCTCACCTACCCTCTTTCTCTTACCAATGCTCGAGGATTCCGAGGTTTCAGTGCTGCTCGTTGCTCTTACCAACCACCACCCCATTATTCTGAACTTCAGAGTAAAGAT AAAGGGAATTCGTTTTCCTTAAAGCAGTGTGCGATTTCTATAGCACTTGCAGTTGGGTTGATGACCGGAGTTCCTGCACTGGGGTTGCCTGCCAATGCTCACACAACTAGCCCTGTGTTGCCTGATCTGGCTGTGTTGATATCTGGACCACCAATCAAGGATCCCGGGGCATTATTGAGATATGCTCTTCCCATTGACAATAAGGCAATCAGAGAGGTACAAAAACCACTTGAAGATATTACAGATAGTCTTAAGGTTGCTGGAGTCAAAGCACTTGATTCTGTTGAAAGA AATGTGAGGCAGGCATCTCGAGCTCTCAAGCAAGGGAAGACCCTAATTGTAACAGGGCTAGCAGAATCAAAGAAAGAACACGGAATCGAATTGCTTAATAAGCTGGAAGCTGGTATGGATGAGCTTGAACTGATAATACAGGATAGGAATCGAGATGCTGTTGCACCGAAACAGAAGGAGCTACTTAATTACGTTGGCGG TGTTGAAGAAGACATGGTCAATGGATTCCCATATGAAGTTCCCGAGGAATACCGAAATATGCCATTGTTGAAGGGGAGAGCAGCAGTGGATATGAAGGTCAAGATCAAGGACAATCCAAATCTTGAGGAATGTGTTTTCCATATAGTTCTTGACGGTTATAATGCCCCCGTAACTGCTGGAAATTTTGTCGATTTGGTAGAAAGGCACTTCTACGACGGCATGGAAATCCAGAGAG CCGATGGATTCGTTGTCCAAACTGGTGATCCTGAAGGCCCTGCTGAGGGTTTTATTGATCCAAGCACAGAGAAAACCAGGACAATACCTTTAGAAATTATGGTGAATGGGGAAAAGGAACCATTTTATGGAGCAACTCTAGAG GAGCTTGGTCTATACAAGGCTCAAACAAAGCTTCCATTTAATGCATTTGGAACAATGGCAATGGCAAGAGAT GAATTCGAGAACAACTCGGGATCTAGCCAGATATTTTGGCTACTGAAAGAAAGCGAGTTAACTCCTAGCAACGCCAATATATTAGACGGCCGATATGCTGTCTTCGGCTATGTAACAGAAAACGAGGATTTCTTGGCGGACCTCAAGGTTGGTGATGTCATAGAATCAATGCAGGTAGTGTCTGGCCTTGATAATTTGGTTAATCCAAGCTACAAGATTGCTGGCTAA
- the LOC112747167 gene encoding uncharacterized protein, producing MGGHGGLNILPQKRWNIYNYENREKVRRDEEQAARDEQIKCDEVRKGGAELRLERLHTARGLDPLIKAKAEEEKGKEEEEQPELKNSGDNRHINLFKGIKIFDPIRETEKRKELLGEREGWKKEKRMKKEEGKSSGVVVGPEDEKYRLGYGVAGKGVKMPWHLEIRNGTDEKGGGDDSDGEVKNENKKKNGRKTLKELREERLKREKHEKEREKNDCQYDDVSHPPAWQSFATSLLPASNMNEKFERDHIDAFFTIWRM from the coding sequence ATGGGAGGCCATGGCGGCCTCAACATTCTCCCGCAGAAGCGGTGGAACATCTACAACTACGAGAACAGGGAAAAGGTCCGCCGCGACGAGGAGCAAGCTGCCAGAGACGAGCAGATCAAGTGCGACGAGGTCAGAAAGGGCGGCGCCGAGCTCCGCCTCGAGCGCCTCCACACCGCCAGGGGTTTGGATCCTCTCATTAAGGCCAAGGCAGAGGAAGAGAAggggaaggaagaagaagaacaaccagAATTGAAGAATTCAGGTGACAACAGACACATTAACTTGTTCAAGGGGATTAAGATTTTCGATCCTATACGAGAAACCGAGAAGAGGAAGGAGTTGTTAGGGGAAAGGGAAGggtggaagaaggagaagaggatgaagaaagaagaagggaagTCCTCGGGGGTGGTGGTGGGTCCCGAGGATGAGAAGTATAGGTTAGGGTATGGGGTAGCAGGGAAGGGTGTGAAGATGCCTTGGCATCTTGAGATTCGTAATGGCACCGATGAGAAAGGCGGTGGGGATGATAGTGATGGGGAAGTGAAGAatgagaacaagaagaagaatgggaggaaGACTTTGAAGGAGTTGAGGGAAGAGAGGTTGAAGAGGGAGAAGCACGAGAAAGAGCGGGAGAAGAATGATTGCCAATACGACGACGTTTCTCATCCTCCAGCGTGGCAATCATTCGCCACGTCACTCCTGCCGGCAAGCAATATGAATGAAAAATTTGAGAGGGACCACATTGATGCATTTTTTACAATCTGGAGAATGTAA
- the LOC140178981 gene encoding uncharacterized protein: MVNCARTNEGLIDIYFEHTVSVPEVLEGDNTVVYLDDHGGKGCNAGTDTDVSPPLTQTHALIVAPPIPKVAPNTSCKSSPKKNKTSPRQSQPSHSKTANPSKTTKPLKKTNSPKATKPTKPTKLTKPTKISQPTKPNQNTKSDKSNKQKLSKRPSISRRPCTRSAARGFTSKVFNNEVPFDVSSDSSDSEEDSMFKSGPDEGSSSDSEATGNDPKTGSRIRRNMTHAAVGKRNISPLGKGKEKILHEDDDLVEEVSDAEVDLGFVGCVHEGVEDGLDPGVDSDGTKSWHSEEMKTPPNSEDELEEGNESKEASLLFREGARFGELHLEVGMKFETKWEFREAVREYTIQEGKSIKIVKNDNIRCQLDGERTELPPAVLPPPIIDMSSSPG; this comes from the coding sequence ATGGTGAATTGTGCTAGGACAAATGAGGGATTGATTGATATATATTTCGAGCATACAGTGTCAGTGCCGGAGGTGTTAGAGGGAGATAACACAGTTGTGTACTTGGATGATCATGGTGGAAAGGGATGTAATGCAGGTACAGATACTGATGTGAGTCCCCCACTTACACAGACTCATGCACTCATAGTTGCTCCTCCTATCCCTAAGGTTGCACCCAATACTTCTTGCAAATCCAGTcccaaaaaaaacaaaacatcTCCACGGCAATCACAACCATCACACTCCAAAACTGCTAATCCTTCCAAGACAACCAAACCTCTCAAGAAGACCAACTCCCCAAAAGCCACCAAGCCCACCAAGCCCACCAAGCTCACCAAGCCCACCAAAATCAGCCAGCCCACGAAACCCAATCAGAACACCAAATCAGATAAGAGCAACAAGCAGAAACTGTCCAAGAGACCAAGTATTTCCAGGAGACCCTGTACACGGTCTGCTGCTAGAGGATTTACTAGCAAAGTGTTTAACAATGAAGTTCCCTTTGATGTATCTTCTGACTCCTCTGACAGTGAAGAGGATAGCATGTTTAAGTCAGGTCCGGATGAGGGTAGTTCCTCTGATTCTGAGGCTACAGGGAATGATCCTAAAACTGGGAGTAGGATTAGGAGAAACATGACACATGCAGCGGTGGGTAAGAGAAATATTAGTCCACTAGGTAAAGGGAAGGAGAAGATATTACATGAAGACGATGATTTGGTGGAGGAGGTGAGCGACGCTGAGGTTGACCTTGGGTTTGTGGGTTGTGTTCATGAAGGGGTAGAAGATGGACTAGACCCAGGTGTTGATTCAGATGGCACCAAGTCTTGGCACTCGGAGGAGATGAAGACGCCTCCAAACTCAGAAGATGAGCTGGAGGAAGGAAATGAATCTAAAGAGGCAAGTTTGCTGTTTAGGGAGGGTGCAAGATTTGGAGAGCTGCACCTTGAGGTAGGCATGAAGTTTGAAACTAAATGGGAATTTAGAGAAGCTGTGAGAGAATATACAATCCAAGAGGGTAAAAGCATAAAGATAGTGAAAAATGATAACATAAGGTGCCAGCTAGATGGGGAACGAACAGAGCTTCCACCTGCAGTGCTACCTCCACCCATCATCGACATGAGTAGCAGCCCCGGATGA